From Thalassotalea euphylliae, the proteins below share one genomic window:
- a CDS encoding TonB-dependent siderophore receptor has product MKYHKLSLAIATAMLAPALSVAQAATQDVEVIEVTGRAQQFYLDTNTSVGTKAAAELIDLPMSVDVITNQLIVDQAARNITDLYRSIAGVSEFSYSGVTFRGFRDDANVFYDGVRGDPYSGFSVPQVFNVERIEVLKGPATALYGGGEPGGMINYVTKKPTFTEKRELNFTAGNRSLAGASIDLTGGLTDNLAFRFGTFYEEEDSFRDNADSENTEIAGGLLYEFDADTSLTATFDYVDQNLGGNRLRGVPVDDNGNFLVDREYNANEKFDYQDLEALTLQATLKHSFTDNLDVNATVRYMDNEREQAYHESRSWVDVNGDGDANIDDQTIRREYRDQYRANEELSLTVDFVYEHELAGMANQLLFGGDYHDVDTEYDYLRARYTGDGVGNLNIFNPNYGETDPSTYNLRDLNRDGIKRERNSFYVQDRLSLTEQWSVMLGARFDQFDETNKQSGNSYDDSDVTYRAGVTYKPMDDFSLYASYSESFNPVSPDDFEEGAGELEPTTGDQIELGAKKYWLDGRIFTTVAIYQIDKENLVIGNPDFIDSDETPDIPQVINFGLVESDGVELTVVGDLTENLSITANYAYNDTRITRGDTRNLSDSGKFVNAPMHQAGLWTRYELASIDSAIAFGIDYVDEQISFDNQKVKSFTVFDASWTTRWDDVLLSINVNNIFDKEYAVSGFSERNGHFPGEPRKVVGQLTYNF; this is encoded by the coding sequence ATGAAATACCACAAACTCAGTTTGGCAATCGCCACTGCAATGCTTGCGCCTGCCCTGTCAGTCGCCCAAGCAGCAACGCAAGATGTTGAAGTAATAGAAGTCACAGGTCGCGCGCAACAGTTTTATTTAGACACAAACACCAGTGTCGGTACTAAAGCCGCAGCAGAGCTGATCGACTTACCCATGTCGGTTGATGTGATCACCAATCAACTGATTGTTGACCAAGCAGCCCGCAACATTACGGATCTGTACCGCTCGATTGCTGGCGTTAGTGAATTTAGTTACTCCGGCGTAACTTTCCGTGGCTTTAGGGATGATGCCAACGTGTTTTACGACGGTGTGCGTGGTGACCCGTACTCAGGGTTTAGCGTACCGCAAGTATTTAATGTAGAGCGTATTGAGGTGTTAAAAGGCCCAGCAACGGCGCTTTACGGTGGCGGTGAGCCCGGTGGTATGATTAATTACGTGACCAAAAAGCCAACCTTTACAGAAAAGCGCGAACTCAATTTTACCGCGGGTAACCGTTCATTGGCAGGCGCGTCGATTGATTTAACCGGCGGGCTTACCGATAACTTAGCTTTCCGCTTTGGTACGTTTTACGAAGAAGAAGATAGCTTCCGCGACAATGCCGATAGTGAAAACACAGAAATCGCTGGTGGTTTGTTATATGAGTTCGATGCTGATACCAGCCTAACCGCCACTTTTGACTACGTTGATCAAAACCTTGGCGGTAACCGCCTGCGTGGTGTGCCAGTAGACGATAACGGTAACTTTCTTGTTGATCGCGAATACAACGCCAACGAAAAATTCGACTACCAAGACTTGGAAGCCCTGACGCTTCAAGCAACACTGAAACACAGTTTCACCGATAACTTAGATGTAAACGCCACCGTGCGTTACATGGATAACGAGCGTGAACAGGCTTATCACGAATCACGCAGTTGGGTTGATGTGAATGGTGATGGCGACGCCAATATTGACGATCAAACCATTCGCCGCGAGTACCGCGATCAATATCGCGCCAATGAAGAGCTGAGCCTGACGGTAGATTTTGTTTACGAGCATGAATTAGCAGGCATGGCAAACCAACTGCTGTTCGGCGGCGATTATCACGATGTTGATACCGAATATGATTACTTACGCGCCCGCTACACAGGTGATGGTGTTGGCAACTTAAACATTTTCAACCCAAACTACGGTGAAACTGACCCATCTACTTACAACCTTCGCGATTTAAACCGTGACGGCATTAAGCGCGAGCGCAACAGCTTCTATGTGCAAGACAGACTATCGCTGACCGAGCAATGGTCGGTTATGTTGGGCGCGCGCTTTGATCAGTTTGACGAAACCAACAAACAAAGCGGCAACAGCTACGACGACAGCGATGTAACGTACCGCGCCGGTGTTACTTACAAGCCGATGGACGATTTCTCGCTATACGCCAGTTACTCAGAGAGCTTCAACCCAGTAAGCCCAGACGATTTTGAAGAAGGTGCGGGCGAGCTTGAGCCGACAACCGGTGATCAAATTGAATTAGGCGCGAAAAAGTATTGGTTAGATGGCCGTATTTTTACCACGGTGGCCATTTATCAAATTGATAAAGAAAATTTAGTGATCGGCAACCCGGATTTTATCGATAGTGATGAAACGCCGGATATTCCACAAGTGATCAACTTTGGCTTGGTAGAAAGTGACGGCGTAGAGCTAACGGTGGTCGGCGACTTAACCGAGAATCTAAGTATTACTGCCAACTACGCTTATAACGACACTCGTATCACCCGCGGCGATACACGCAACCTTTCTGACTCTGGCAAGTTTGTTAACGCGCCTATGCACCAAGCAGGTTTATGGACGCGTTACGAGCTAGCCAGTATCGACTCTGCTATCGCGTTCGGTATTGATTATGTGGATGAGCAAATCAGCTTCGATAACCAAAAAGTAAAATCATTTACCGTGT
- a CDS encoding YicC/YloC family endoribonuclease — protein MTIHSMTAFARVEVKGEWGNAVWEIRSVNQRFLETYFRLPEQFRSMEPVLRERFRKALNRGKVECGLRFTANPAAKGKLALNKELAVQLLEHANWLNEQTLNSQVNPFEIMRWPGVMEAEETDMNAIQTDILAAFDQALKDFIAARASEGANMKALIEQRLDGITEQAEKVKAHMPEIIQWQKDRIIEKFNEAGIEPESGRVEQELVLLAQKMDVDEEIDRLFSHVKETRSILKKGGPQGRRLDFMMQEFNREANTLGSKSINADITNAAVELKVLIEQMREQIQNIE, from the coding sequence ATGACCATTCATTCGATGACCGCTTTCGCCCGTGTTGAAGTAAAGGGCGAGTGGGGTAATGCCGTGTGGGAAATTCGCTCGGTAAATCAACGCTTTTTGGAAACTTACTTCCGTTTGCCTGAGCAGTTCCGCTCAATGGAGCCAGTGCTGCGCGAACGTTTTCGTAAAGCACTTAACCGAGGCAAAGTGGAATGTGGCTTACGCTTTACAGCCAACCCTGCCGCCAAGGGAAAACTTGCCTTAAACAAAGAGTTAGCTGTACAGCTATTAGAGCATGCAAACTGGTTAAATGAGCAAACCTTAAACAGCCAAGTTAACCCATTTGAAATTATGCGCTGGCCAGGTGTGATGGAAGCCGAAGAAACGGATATGAATGCGATTCAAACCGATATTTTGGCAGCGTTCGATCAAGCATTGAAAGACTTTATCGCCGCCCGTGCCAGTGAAGGTGCGAACATGAAAGCACTCATTGAGCAGCGCTTAGACGGCATTACCGAGCAAGCTGAAAAAGTGAAAGCGCACATGCCAGAAATCATCCAATGGCAAAAAGACCGCATTATCGAGAAGTTTAACGAAGCGGGCATTGAGCCAGAATCTGGCCGTGTTGAACAAGAACTCGTACTACTTGCCCAAAAAATGGATGTGGATGAAGAAATCGACCGCCTATTCAGCCATGTTAAAGAAACGCGCAGTATCCTCAAAAAAGGCGGTCCACAAGGCCGACGCTTAGACTTTATGATGCAAGAGTTTAACCGTGAAGCGAATACACTTGGCTCGAAATCGATCAATGCTGATATCACTAATGCTGCGGTTGAATTAAAAGTGTTGATTGAACAAATGCGTGAGCAGATCCAGAATATTGAATAA
- a CDS encoding porin: MNSKLIAACSALAISSNAFATIELNENLTLSGFGSTSWTKSDNKTPLIINRNIVDEACWDCDTTFGLQLDYFQDAFKASAQVVKRPQDKWRNPEVEWVYLGYSFGDVEARVGRLRMPVFLASEYFYVGHAYQSARPPEEVYNSILGITAYNGANLVWNFDLYDEYQMSVTPFIAFDDDNTLEVSNSFDVEINVKDILGINATLAGDYFRWNLTYFDAEYDQKFIIRNVAPTIPLLVLDQPDRRFELYSLGAEYELGAWTLTAERQLGNVRSTWYAMAAYRINKLSPYILYGETKTKRTDITDFDGKSGSSLVTGLRYDLRHNLSINLEWQQFKSFGNQRGSFTTTPQEPDAKTYTLMFNFVF; encoded by the coding sequence ATGAATAGCAAGTTAATCGCTGCGTGCTCTGCTTTGGCGATTAGCTCGAATGCTTTCGCGACTATTGAACTTAACGAAAACCTTACGTTGAGTGGCTTTGGCTCAACATCATGGACGAAAAGCGACAACAAAACACCGCTGATAATTAACCGCAATATCGTCGATGAAGCGTGTTGGGACTGCGATACGACATTCGGCTTGCAACTCGACTACTTCCAAGACGCTTTCAAAGCTTCAGCACAAGTGGTTAAACGCCCACAAGATAAATGGCGTAACCCCGAAGTGGAATGGGTGTATTTAGGCTACTCATTTGGCGACGTTGAAGCCCGTGTTGGCCGTTTGCGCATGCCGGTATTTTTAGCCTCAGAATACTTTTACGTCGGTCATGCTTATCAAAGCGCTCGCCCACCGGAAGAAGTTTACAACTCAATTTTGGGGATCACCGCATATAACGGCGCCAACTTAGTGTGGAATTTTGACTTATATGACGAATATCAAATGTCAGTCACTCCGTTTATTGCCTTTGATGATGACAATACGCTCGAGGTGAGTAACTCATTTGACGTCGAAATTAATGTAAAAGATATTCTAGGTATCAACGCGACACTGGCGGGTGACTATTTTCGCTGGAACTTGACCTACTTTGATGCGGAATACGATCAGAAATTTATCATTCGAAACGTCGCCCCAACGATTCCACTATTAGTATTAGACCAGCCAGATAGACGTTTTGAACTATACTCTCTCGGCGCAGAATACGAGCTTGGTGCTTGGACACTAACCGCTGAGCGCCAGCTAGGTAATGTGCGCTCAACTTGGTATGCGATGGCTGCCTATCGCATCAACAAACTATCGCCCTATATACTCTATGGCGAAACCAAAACCAAACGCACCGACATTACCGATTTTGACGGTAAATCTGGCAGTAGCTTGGTGACAGGTCTGCGCTACGACCTGCGCCACAATTTATCCATTAACCTTGAATGGCAACAGTTTAAGAGCTTCGGCAACCAACGTGGCTCGTTCACCACAACACCACAAGAGCCAGATGCTAAAACTTATACGTTGATGTTTAACTTTGTGTTTTAA
- a CDS encoding response regulator has translation MKLWNSLTIKQKIWGLVAIPTLVILLLASHQIININQQVGQLNRADNMARQLDSLARLNTYSHLLRADNQKRDNSEPPNAVAAITQQLNDLLTFDQEFAAIHPLLEQYRETVAAIVDSEDSASRIDNIVWHVEVYKELLLSVEERTLVAMPASVSNHLKALLQLNWLLFWSAEEAWQIQQLTSLTSTSSFTAPELQAEIKALIQQQTLFMERFVVINAEPDQIKLMLSTFSNPAFAASQQFRELVLADTANEISPAQLAQGQQVLATRLALFQEVAGVISAQLLQEVEQHLADFQQQRLLVIIVITLLVVGVLWAGIHLGHRIIHNLTLVLDYLADEGKTTTQLSQQIDGRDELASFAREVERLSAERNESQQRLIVAKNEAISAREEAEIASRAKSSFLANMSHEIRTPLNGVIGMSEVLATTQLSAIQKDYLDTIETSSHLLLALINDILDFSKIESGKLSVSLHSTALRETVYDLAAIVAPKISEKPIALLLNIDERIPARVMADDHRIRQVLMNLMSNAVKFTHQGTITVTVAYQGERDGKSLINFSVADSGIGIDEQQQQHIFEPFAQEDASITRKFQGTGLGLAISRQLVDLMGGEIGLVSDKGRGSRFYFTLTLATAEHEFHSANLPTLADIVLYGQVQKVNQDIVESLAYMGVPIKHQANAFEQIPLSNNQQQLIVLYVVGPDQTEAQVRDEINRIARSHLAICLVRQLNKNEFNCGEQVTAMLTYPMLGNRLLKALEACQQYVETGVVSRVKATTSVSRGLILLVEDNPVNQKVLSLQLASAGFQFDIADDGEQAMMLFSKGKRYDVVLMDCMMPVKDGFSTTREIRLYEQDNECIPTPIIALTASVLEEDVERCYDAGMNDFVPKPFKRDILFERINHAMLQTKRKSGSPADQASIQLKTDARNGINVLLVEDNPINQKVASLLLEKAGYGYQVANNGEEAVDLYRKSPSFDVILMDLMMPVKDGFAASVEVRQFEQQQGLEATPIIALTASVIDDDIQRCFDSGMNGYVPKPVKGEKLYSEIENLTIT, from the coding sequence TTGAAGTTATGGAATAGCCTCACTATCAAGCAAAAAATTTGGGGCTTGGTAGCCATCCCAACACTCGTTATCCTGTTGCTAGCGAGTCATCAAATTATCAATATTAATCAGCAAGTTGGCCAATTAAATCGCGCCGACAATATGGCGCGACAACTGGATTCGCTAGCGCGGCTAAATACTTATTCACATCTGCTCAGGGCAGACAATCAAAAGCGTGACAACAGCGAGCCACCCAATGCCGTTGCGGCCATTACGCAACAACTCAATGATCTGCTCACGTTTGACCAAGAGTTTGCCGCCATTCATCCGCTACTTGAGCAATACCGTGAAACAGTTGCAGCCATTGTCGATAGTGAAGACAGTGCAAGCCGTATCGACAACATTGTTTGGCACGTAGAAGTTTATAAGGAGTTGCTGCTATCGGTTGAGGAGCGCACCTTGGTGGCGATGCCAGCGAGTGTTAGCAATCACCTTAAAGCTCTGTTGCAACTGAATTGGCTGCTCTTCTGGTCAGCGGAAGAGGCGTGGCAAATCCAGCAATTAACCTCGTTAACTTCGACGTCAAGCTTTACTGCGCCAGAGTTGCAAGCAGAAATTAAAGCACTTATTCAGCAACAAACGCTGTTTATGGAGCGTTTTGTGGTGATTAATGCCGAGCCTGATCAGATCAAGCTGATGCTATCAACCTTTTCTAACCCTGCTTTTGCAGCCAGTCAGCAATTTCGCGAGTTGGTTTTGGCTGACACTGCAAATGAAATTTCACCTGCGCAACTGGCACAAGGTCAGCAAGTGTTAGCAACGCGGCTTGCCCTTTTTCAAGAGGTTGCTGGGGTTATTTCTGCTCAGTTGTTGCAAGAGGTTGAACAACACCTTGCAGACTTTCAGCAGCAGCGCTTACTTGTTATTATCGTTATTACGCTTTTAGTGGTTGGCGTGTTATGGGCAGGTATTCACCTTGGGCACCGTATTATCCACAACCTTACTTTAGTGCTGGATTATTTAGCCGATGAGGGCAAAACCACCACTCAGCTTTCGCAACAGATAGACGGTCGCGACGAGCTGGCCAGCTTTGCCCGCGAAGTTGAACGATTAAGTGCTGAGCGCAACGAAAGCCAGCAGCGTTTAATTGTCGCCAAGAATGAAGCCATTAGTGCCAGAGAAGAAGCGGAAATTGCCAGCCGAGCGAAAAGTAGCTTTCTGGCGAATATGTCACATGAAATACGCACACCACTGAACGGTGTTATTGGCATGTCAGAAGTGCTCGCCACCACCCAACTAAGTGCCATTCAAAAAGACTACCTAGACACCATTGAAACCTCTTCTCATCTGCTTTTGGCACTGATCAACGACATTCTGGATTTCTCAAAAATTGAATCTGGTAAGTTAAGCGTTAGCTTGCACTCCACGGCCTTGCGAGAAACCGTATACGATTTGGCGGCCATCGTTGCACCGAAAATATCAGAAAAGCCTATTGCCCTGCTGTTAAATATTGACGAGCGTATTCCCGCCCGGGTAATGGCTGATGATCATCGCATACGACAAGTGTTGATGAATTTAATGTCAAACGCGGTTAAGTTCACACACCAAGGCACAATAACGGTGACGGTGGCATATCAAGGAGAAAGAGACGGAAAATCGCTGATCAACTTCTCGGTGGCAGACTCTGGTATTGGTATTGACGAACAACAGCAGCAACATATTTTCGAACCGTTCGCACAGGAAGACGCGTCAATTACCCGCAAGTTTCAGGGCACTGGCCTAGGCTTGGCAATTAGCCGCCAGTTAGTTGACTTAATGGGAGGGGAAATTGGCTTAGTATCGGATAAAGGCCGGGGCAGTCGCTTTTATTTCACGTTAACGTTAGCAACAGCTGAGCATGAGTTTCACTCTGCTAACCTGCCAACACTCGCCGATATTGTCCTCTATGGCCAAGTGCAGAAAGTTAATCAAGATATTGTCGAATCACTAGCTTACATGGGCGTCCCCATTAAGCACCAAGCCAATGCGTTTGAGCAAATTCCGCTGAGTAATAATCAACAGCAATTGATTGTTCTTTACGTGGTTGGCCCAGACCAAACAGAAGCACAAGTGCGTGATGAGATAAATCGCATTGCGCGCAGTCACCTCGCTATCTGTTTAGTACGTCAGTTAAATAAAAACGAGTTTAACTGCGGCGAGCAGGTAACTGCGATGCTCACGTACCCCATGCTTGGCAATCGATTGCTCAAAGCGTTAGAAGCCTGCCAGCAGTATGTGGAGACTGGTGTCGTTAGTCGAGTAAAAGCAACCACTAGCGTTTCTCGTGGTTTAATTTTATTGGTTGAAGACAATCCAGTTAATCAAAAAGTACTTAGCTTACAGCTCGCATCAGCAGGGTTTCAGTTTGATATCGCTGACGATGGTGAACAAGCCATGATGTTATTTAGCAAAGGCAAGCGTTACGATGTAGTGCTCATGGATTGTATGATGCCCGTCAAAGATGGTTTCTCGACCACCAGAGAAATCAGGCTCTACGAGCAAGACAACGAATGCATCCCTACGCCGATAATAGCGCTTACCGCAAGTGTGCTCGAGGAAGATGTCGAACGCTGTTACGACGCTGGCATGAATGACTTCGTACCTAAGCCGTTTAAGCGCGATATTTTGTTTGAGCGCATCAACCATGCGATGCTGCAAACTAAGCGAAAGTCTGGCTCGCCAGCTGATCAGGCAAGCATCCAATTAAAGACAGATGCACGCAATGGCATTAACGTGTTGTTGGTGGAAGATAACCCGATCAACCAAAAAGTAGCGTCATTATTGCTTGAAAAAGCAGGCTATGGCTATCAAGTCGCGAACAATGGTGAGGAAGCCGTTGACTTATACCGAAAATCTCCCAGTTTTGACGTTATTCTGATGGATTTGATGATGCCCGTGAAAGATGGCTTTGCCGCCAGCGTTGAAGTCCGCCAGTTTGAGCAACAGCAAGGGCTCGAAGCGACACCAATTATTGCCTTAACAGCGAGTGTGATAGACGATGATATTCAGCGTTGTTTTGACTCTGGCATGAACGGCTATGTTCCCAAACCCGTTAAAGGGGAAAAGCTCTATAGTGAAATTGAAAACCTCACAATCACCTAA
- a CDS encoding bifunctional GNAT family N-acetyltransferase/hotdog fold thioesterase, with translation MYVVKAPENKADFKRYYLFRWQILRAPWHQALGSEQDDLEGQSIHRFIENNAGEIVAVGRLHKTSQYQAQIRYMAVATDQQGLGLGKKIVDALETQAIRHGVTEIQLNARENALAFYRKLGYRQVEKSHLLYGEIQHYLMVKSLRAGAEHSETLSQTLVNTWHQTIPMSSAMQLQVSYYNGRQLFTSCDLSFNKNLHNTMFAGSIYTQATLTGWGWVYMKLSEQQLSGDIVLADATIRYLAPVGGAGVGFTQAEMISGELTALEHQQRAKVSVDVHVLSGDKVAAIFSGKYVVSRT, from the coding sequence ATGTATGTAGTGAAAGCACCTGAAAACAAAGCTGATTTTAAACGCTATTACCTGTTTCGTTGGCAGATACTGCGCGCGCCTTGGCATCAAGCGCTAGGAAGTGAGCAAGACGACTTGGAAGGGCAGAGTATTCATCGCTTCATTGAAAATAACGCTGGCGAGATAGTTGCAGTGGGCCGGTTGCATAAAACTTCGCAATACCAGGCGCAAATTCGTTATATGGCGGTGGCAACAGACCAGCAAGGCTTAGGATTAGGCAAAAAAATTGTGGATGCGCTCGAAACCCAAGCGATCAGGCACGGCGTAACCGAAATTCAACTGAACGCTCGTGAAAATGCCTTGGCTTTCTACCGTAAATTAGGTTATCGGCAAGTAGAAAAATCGCACCTTCTATATGGGGAGATTCAGCATTATTTGATGGTTAAATCACTGCGTGCAGGTGCAGAGCATAGCGAAACTTTGAGTCAAACCTTGGTCAATACATGGCACCAAACAATACCAATGAGCAGCGCCATGCAGTTACAGGTCAGTTATTACAATGGTCGGCAGTTATTCACAAGCTGCGATCTTTCCTTCAATAAAAACTTACACAACACTATGTTTGCTGGCAGTATCTATACACAGGCTACGCTAACGGGGTGGGGTTGGGTGTATATGAAGTTGTCTGAACAACAGCTCAGTGGTGACATTGTTTTAGCTGACGCCACTATTCGCTATTTGGCGCCCGTTGGCGGTGCGGGTGTTGGCTTTACCCAAGCAGAGATGATCAGCGGAGAGCTAACAGCGCTCGAGCATCAGCAAAGAGCTAAGGTCTCAGTAGACGTCCATGTACTTAGTGGTGATAAAGTGGCGGCGATATTTTCGGGAAAATACGTTGTTAGTCGAACGTAA
- a CDS encoding NAD(P)H-binding protein: protein MKQQHVAIIGCGWVGQALVPALLAQQIRVSATTTNPAKLEQLAKLGCQPKLLSLPLTSNQALSSRQGTLASDDGCSAGGDEALEWLEGVDTMVISITPKFKHGSMAYPDHVASLVKLANQYQIGRVVLLSSTGIYQGLSGTVDEQSRLMLGEPKVALLHQAEQAVLSGVNRACVLRLAGLVGPKRHPARFMAGKEGVGNAQTPVNLVHQLDVVGAILAMLTEHQRHGIYNVVSETHPTRAEFYQLACRQLGLTAPQFTDQQEPQLRVVAGKKYQQLGGQLRWPDLLTWLESA from the coding sequence ATGAAGCAACAACACGTCGCAATTATTGGTTGTGGTTGGGTCGGGCAAGCGCTCGTGCCAGCGCTGTTGGCTCAGCAAATAAGGGTTAGTGCTACAACAACAAACCCAGCAAAGCTTGAGCAACTGGCAAAGCTCGGGTGCCAACCTAAGTTATTGAGTTTACCACTGACATCGAACCAAGCTCTTTCCTCTCGCCAAGGAACGTTAGCAAGTGATGATGGCTGTAGCGCGGGCGGCGACGAAGCGCTGGAGTGGCTGGAAGGTGTCGATACTATGGTGATCAGCATTACGCCTAAGTTTAAACATGGCTCGATGGCTTATCCCGACCATGTCGCATCGCTGGTAAAACTGGCTAATCAATATCAGATTGGTCGGGTTGTTTTACTGAGCAGTACAGGTATTTACCAAGGCTTATCTGGCACCGTTGATGAGCAAAGTAGGTTAATGCTAGGTGAGCCCAAAGTTGCCTTGTTACACCAAGCGGAACAAGCCGTGCTGAGTGGAGTTAATCGTGCTTGTGTGCTTAGGCTTGCGGGTTTGGTGGGGCCTAAGCGTCATCCGGCGCGATTTATGGCGGGTAAAGAAGGTGTTGGCAATGCACAAACGCCTGTTAATTTAGTGCATCAGCTGGATGTGGTCGGTGCTATTCTGGCAATGCTGACCGAGCACCAGCGACACGGTATTTACAATGTGGTCAGTGAAACGCATCCCACCAGGGCTGAATTTTATCAATTGGCTTGTCGTCAGTTAGGGCTAACAGCGCCGCAGTTTACTGATCAACAGGAACCGCAATTGCGCGTAGTTGCGGGTAAAAAGTATCAGCAGCTTGGCGGTCAACTACGCTGGCCTGATCTATTAACGTGGTTAGAATCTGCATAG
- a CDS encoding MotA/TolQ/ExbB proton channel family protein — translation MDLGAVGGVLLIIAAIFSGLFLANAPMDTYVNAPSVFIVIVGTFGAVMLSHRPKTFLSSMQNIRHAFSLTTTNVIETIENCIELADKTRKGGFLALEESDVDDPFLAKAKTMLVDGHSEEAVNLALTKEIYLTKERNQQSIKVLRSFSDIAPAMGMIGTLIGLVDMLIAMEDPKSIGPAMAVALLTTLYGALIANGITTPLANKLSERSDEILMHQSLIKDAVLKMMAGDNPRVMFDYLQTYIDEKLRRPQEAVADIVRETAA, via the coding sequence ATGGATCTAGGTGCTGTCGGTGGCGTATTGCTGATCATTGCCGCTATCTTTTCTGGGCTATTTTTAGCCAATGCGCCAATGGATACCTATGTAAACGCGCCATCGGTATTTATCGTGATTGTCGGCACATTTGGCGCAGTGATGCTAAGCCACAGACCCAAAACCTTCTTGAGTTCAATGCAAAATATACGTCATGCGTTCTCGTTAACTACAACCAATGTCATTGAAACGATAGAGAATTGTATTGAGCTTGCTGACAAAACGCGTAAAGGAGGCTTTTTAGCATTAGAAGAAAGTGATGTGGACGACCCATTTCTTGCCAAAGCAAAAACCATGCTGGTCGACGGTCATTCGGAAGAAGCAGTCAACCTGGCACTGACCAAAGAAATTTACCTTACCAAAGAGCGCAATCAGCAATCGATTAAAGTACTGCGCTCGTTTTCTGATATTGCGCCAGCAATGGGGATGATAGGCACATTGATTGGCCTTGTTGATATGCTTATTGCCATGGAAGATCCAAAATCTATTGGCCCAGCGATGGCGGTAGCACTGTTAACCACACTTTATGGCGCGCTGATTGCCAACGGCATTACCACACCGCTCGCGAATAAGCTCTCTGAGCGCAGCGACGAGATTTTAATGCACCAATCATTGATCAAAGACGCCGTGTTAAAAATGATGGCTGGCGACAACCCTCGCGTAATGTTTGATTACTTGCAAACCTATATCGACGAGAAATTGCGCCGCCCGCAAGAAGCCGTTGCGGATATCGTCAGGGAAACGGCTGCCTAG
- a CDS encoding flagellar motor protein MotB → MDIPELMHQQDEERSGSPAWMATFADLMSLLMCFFVLLLSYSEMDVLKFKQIAGSMKMAFGVQNQIELDDIPKGTSIIAQEFSPGEPKPSPINTITQHTISSTEQTLKVTAGEDDASGDKRKAEDEAAQQQAERLKRINQQLAQYIEDGALETEALGQQIIIRIKENGAFASGSPYLQAKFKPIVMKIAETIKDIPGHISVSGHTDNLGVSGDMYASNFDLSAQRALAVAHQMARSDTFDSSRTSVTGHGSNRPLVPNSSKANRRKNRRVEIAIWQGDPLLTERVNLLPQ, encoded by the coding sequence ATGGACATCCCCGAGTTAATGCACCAACAAGACGAAGAGCGCTCTGGCTCTCCCGCTTGGATGGCAACTTTTGCCGACTTAATGTCACTGCTCATGTGCTTTTTTGTACTACTGCTGTCTTATTCAGAGATGGATGTGCTCAAATTCAAGCAAATTGCCGGTTCAATGAAAATGGCGTTTGGGGTGCAAAACCAAATAGAACTCGATGATATTCCCAAAGGCACCAGCATTATTGCCCAAGAGTTTTCACCGGGTGAACCCAAACCATCCCCCATTAACACCATAACCCAGCACACCATTTCGTCTACCGAGCAAACACTCAAGGTCACCGCAGGGGAAGACGATGCCTCTGGCGATAAACGCAAAGCGGAAGATGAAGCGGCGCAACAACAGGCAGAGCGACTTAAACGCATCAATCAACAGCTGGCTCAGTATATTGAAGACGGCGCGCTAGAAACCGAGGCGCTAGGCCAACAAATCATTATCCGCATCAAAGAGAATGGCGCTTTCGCCTCTGGCTCTCCGTACTTACAAGCGAAATTTAAACCAATTGTCATGAAAATTGCCGAGACCATTAAGGATATTCCCGGCCATATCAGTGTTTCCGGTCATACTGACAATTTAGGGGTTTCTGGCGATATGTACGCCAGTAATTTTGATTTATCGGCGCAGCGGGCGTTGGCCGTTGCCCATCAAATGGCGAGATCTGACACTTTTGACTCTTCCCGTACTTCAGTCACTGGCCATGGCAGCAATCGCCCGCTCGTACCGAATTCAAGTAAAGCGAATCGCCGTAAAAATCGGCGTGTGGAAATCGCCATTTGGCAAGGTGATCCGCTGCTGACGGAGCGTGTTAATTTACTGCCACAATAA